A DNA window from Taeniopygia guttata chromosome 8, bTaeGut7.mat, whole genome shotgun sequence contains the following coding sequences:
- the PDE4DIP gene encoding myomegalin isoform X6 gives MKDNCRICGRELCGNQRRWIFHTAAKLNLQVLLSHVLGRELCRDGRSEFACSKCAFMLDRIYRFDTVIARIEALSIERLQKLLLEKDRLKFCIASMYRRNNDDSSTEDKAGEGTVDLSNLPDARYAALLQEDFAYSGFEYWMDQEEHGLEPHSCHGSEGAGSRPRRCRGCAALRVADADYEAICKVPRKVARSISCGLSSRWSASMGNEESSVCDVAESTSSRVAVDGDSMEEGTPASSLESLDTTVEASPPQQKDEDADKGVKGNGKCDDLSDDRMTPSSSLSGNRLELALNLIKTLDYKPLQSPRGSRLPIPVKSSLPPPKLCRDLADGSASAGLACASSAFLNADRKSFSRAPLGLPLEISELQELWDDLYEDYMPLRVQNLQDEQQQPAPGSAAAGEHVSNVCAGELQGKIQHFEAANKLLQEKLNELNFELKSVQETSQRQDRMIQSLNEALKSKDSKTEELYHIIEGQNETMAKLRDMLHRNHLGQLQVPESPLSPQEQQMSPLDLQNALFCTKLEVQRLKRAQCQKEHQLAEAKRATQLLETTVHEEEQQKEATWKHNQELRVVVKQLQAELQDKAQQLQTLEWEKSCELQAQEQRVQRLTQQLAHKEQLLQESRELLQCQQSLEKSPAAMNAMLEKLQQRVSDRDAALERAVDEKFCALEKKEQELQQLRVCVRERGSDLERLRSVLCSNEATIHSLESLLKAKTLELEQVSATCQNLRWLKEEIEAKSGSRQKEQEGIIQQLQTCLHDRNKEVEELTATLLCKLGPGQSEVAEELCLRLQHKEKMLQDLLSDRNHQTMEHDAEIRELLQALSTKEQQSRVAAEKMAQALAERSHELQLLRQHVLGKDPVGTQSAGARPLKQDKQPIQEIMQRACGATAIAGSLQEDSSCRTEGVTMSAAELEKDLVNAKEELVLMVKKERESRRELTALQSVVATQEEELQVQASDIESLTRTIQMKEDLIKDLQMQLVDPEEIPAMEKLTQEVLVLREKVAVAESQGQEATGNRRQQLLLMLEGLVAERNRLNEALQAERQLYGSLVKFHTHPDSAARDHALQVELEGVQELRGQLEEALGRSLECLSRLETQGAIGGQAAGPHSDASTNFTDSMKEEAARGLAAQQSKPRARRENGGTERSTAGTERERELRAERELRELKAQLEEAGFSSVSHIRKAMLSLCLENAELKERMGEATSLLESAEQEEPGLGSPLAPEPRRLPRKSRGSLGDRSAGGSGDGQGLPAERGTVPAKRPALETRAQDDMPKRPCPGSPGGGDGSHVEGSIPGGGWPGLGAELRSQVAQGQRQCQELQDKLAASEATVRAQAEQLEKYHVLLREPQTQQLSKQVQVDFQDLGYETCGRSETEADRDETTSPECEEPDVFSETSLGEELGSLCQPGMSRVGKTARKPVALEDVEALHQHIQDLKAQLLNANKVIQSLQRRARSISVTSGYTSGAERPLPAPKVLASPAHSLTDEDEGWQSDGHGTLCPPALRAHRDLQSLVHRVALLEAQLPLAKHGATLPKELHSATWPGKYNSLIQAQARELSHLRQMLREGRGVSRSLAHHLRDALRSFEDLLRGTDIDYYLGQGFREQLAQGRNLAERLSDKLGIRDQQDREDKTSHELLAQRLSRKLQEKEKVIESLEVKLQERSESPGSSCPPSESSHSASSSSFTSEGLEPCSDGDAASEYSQCQEEPAQHAGVTLPMAPAKPTVPLGPFGEGSKAPASFCQHGALQGPAELPGAADTRTLWDMPLPPQPLCGALPAGHLSGQKLTGADLLEEHLLEIRSLRQRLEESICTNDRLREQLERRLASTGKASGLPSDVYGQPPELGLQLSRENQALHEENQTLRLQRDHLSQELARVQEALMAACSRAREAEAELGQRRGKQRKLTEELSECQESVRQLRDERRSLQEDNNRLQHSVTLLQQQSEEQRLLLQTLRAELHVYESLPGPSAETRAGCFPSPPVRDVGTNAAAPLLSTLPSGMSVLRRMDEPRGADALLRKSEGLTGAHVVGRLDTYRALEQHIVEGKALARELMCLTRPALGLPKCPLPGKEVKRGQDGGPDPQRTVHYGAPEPRTGPEGCRGSWRQGASSPEHGHSPGAAGWGCPSSTRSRTLLPQALGRTGTGQGHLWGSASTLHSILQECVSLLTAFWSTVLPVSPAQQQGKERVLQGEITALRARLSEREDALQSTARRLHSTAQLKDSMEQFIVSQLTRTHSVLRKARTNLEVKAQQALPVA, from the exons CAGCATGGGCAACGAGGAGTCGTCTGTGTGTGATGTGGCCGAGTCCACCAGCTCCAGGGTGGCTGTGGATGGGGACAGCATGGAGGAAGGCACACCTGCATCCTCTCTTGAATCTCTGGACACCACCGTGGAGGCCAGCCCTCCGCAGCAGAAGGATGAAGATGCAGATAAGGGGGTGAAGGGGAATGGGAAATGTGACGATTTGTCGGATGATCGCATGACCCCGAGCTCTTCACTGAGTGGGAACAGGCTGGAGCTGGCCCTCAATTTGATCAAGACGTTGGACTACAAACCCCTTCAGAGCCCCCGAGGCAGCCGACTACCTATTCCTGTGAAGTCCAGCTTGCCCCCTCCCAAGCTCTGCCGTGACTTGGCAGATGGCAGTGCTTCTGCTGGCTTAGCATGTGCTAGTTCTGCCTTCCTCAACGCAGACAGAAAATCGTTTTCCAGAGCTCCTTTGGGCCTTCCCCTGGAAAtttctgagctgcaggagctgtgggatgaccTCTATGAGGATTATATGCCGCTGCGGGTACAG aaTTTGCAGgatgaacagcagcagccagctccaggtagtgctgcagcaggggagCACGTGTCCAATGTGTgtgcaggagagctgcagggcaAAATCCAGCATTTTGAAGCTGCCAACAAG TTGTTACAGGAAAAGCTGAATGAATTGAATTTCGAATTAAAATCTGTTCAAGAAACATCACAAAGGCAAGATCGTATGATCCAGAGTCTGAACGAGGCCCTGAAGAGCAAAGACAGTAAG ACAGAGGAGCTGTACCACATCATCGAAGGGCAGAATGAGACCATGGCCAAGCTGCGGGACATGTTACACAGAAACCATCTGGGACAGCTGCAG GTGCCAGAGAGCCCACTGTCACCCCAGGAGCAGCAAATGTCACCGCTCGATCTTCAGAACGCACTTTTCTGCACCAAACTGGAGGTGCAGAGACTGAAGAGAGCTCAGTGCCAGAAGGAGCATCAGCTGGCTGAAGCCAAGAGAGCAACCCAGCTCCTAGAGACCACGGTCCatgaggaagagcagcagaaagagGCAACCTGGAAACACAATCAG GAGCTGCGTGTTGTGGTAAaacagctgcaggcagagctgcaggacaaggctcagcagctccAGACTTTGGAGTGGGAGAAAAGCTGTGAGCTGCAGGCCCAGGAGCAGAGAGTTCAGCGTTTGACTCAGCAGCTGGCTCACAAGGAGCAGCTTCTGCAG GAATCCAGGGAGCTTCTGCAATGCCAGCAAAGCTTGGAGAAGAGCCCTGCAGCCATGAATGCCATGttggagaagctgcagcagcgTGTCAGTGACAGGGATGCTGCTCTAGAG CGAGCAGTAGATGAGAAGTTCTGTgccctggagaagaaggagcaggagctgcagcagctgcgcGTGTGCGTGCGGGAGCGCGGCAGTGACCTGGAGAGGCTGCGCAGTGTCCTCTGCAGCAACGAGGCCACCATCCAC AGCCTGGAGAGCCTCCTGAAAGCCAAAACTCTGGAACTGGAGCAGGTCTCAGCAACCTGCCAAAACCTCCGCTGGCTCAAAGAGGAGATTGAGGCCAAATCTGGCAGCaggcagaaggagcaggaggggatTATCCAACAGCTGCAGACCTGCCTGCATGACAGGAACAAGGAAGTGGAG GAGCTTACTGCAACTCTGCTGTGCAAGCTGGGCCCCGGGCAGAGTGAGGTAGCAGAGGAGCTGTGCCTGCGCCtccagcacaaggagaagatgCTGCAGGATCTCCTCAGTGACCGGAACCATCAAACCATGGAGCATGATGCTGAAATTcgggagctgctgcaggctctgAGCACCAaggaacagcagagcaga GTGGCTGCAGAGAAGATGGCTCAGGCTTTGGCTGAAAGGAGCCATGAGCTACAACTGCTGCGCCAGCACGTGTTGGGGAAGGACCCTGTTGGGACCCAGTCAGCTGGTGCCAGGCCATTGAAGCAGGACAAACAACCCATACAA GAGATAATGCAAAGAGCTTGTGGAGCTACAGCCATTGCTGGATCCCTGCAGGaagacagcagctgcaggacagaggGAG TTACAATGTCAGCAGCAGAACTGGAGAAGGATCTTGTCAATGCCAAAGAGGAGCTGGTGCTAATGGtgaagaaggaaagggaaagcagG CGGGAGCTCACTGCTCTCCAGTCTGTCGTGGCcacacaggaggaggagctgcaggtgcaggCCTCAGATATCGAGTCCTTGACCAGAACCATCCAGATGAAAGAGGACCTCATCAAG GATCTGCAGATGCAGCTGGTGGATCCTGAAGAAATTCCAGCCATGGAAAAACTGACACAAGAAGTGCTGGTGCTTCGGGAGAAAGTGGCTGTAGCAGAGTCCCAAGGACAGGAGGCTACTGGAAACAGAAGGCAACAG TTGTTACTGATGCTGGAAGGGCTGGTGGCGGAGAGGAATCGGTTAAATGAGGCTCTCCAGGCAGAGAGGCAGCTCTATGGCAGCCTGGTGAAGTTTCACACACACCCAGACAG CGCTGCGAGAGACCACGCCCTGCAGGTGGAGCTGGAAGGGGTCCAGGAGCTCCGGGGACAGCTGGAAGAAGCTCTTGGAAGAAGCTTGGAGTGTTTGAGCAGGCTGGAGACACAGGGCGCCATAGGAG GTCAGGCCGCAGGTCCGCACAGCGATGCCAGCACCAACTTCACCGACAGCATGAAGGAGGAGGCAGCCCGTGGCTTGGCAGCCCAGCAG AGCAAGCCCCGGGCCCGCAGGGAAAACGGGGGCACCGAACGGAGCACGGCGGGCACGGAGCGCGAACGGGAGCTGCGGGCCGagcgggagctgcgggagctgAAGGCGCAGCTGGAGGAAGCTGGATTCTCCTCTGTCTCCCACATCAG GAAGGCGATGCTGAGCCTGTGCCTGGAAAACGCGGAGCTGAAAGAGCGGATGGGTGAAGCCACATCGCTGCTGGAGAGCGCGGAGCAGGAggagcccgggctgggcagccCTCTGGCCCCTGAGCCCCGGAGGCTGCCGCGGAAGAGCCGCGGGTCCCTTGGGGACCGCTCGGCCGGAGGCAGCGGGGATGGCCAagggctcccagcagagaggggcACCGTGCCCGCCAAACGCCCGGCGCTGGAGACTCGAGCCCAGGATGACATGCCCAAGagaccctgccctggcagcccgGGTGGAGGGGACGGGAGCCAT GTGGAGGGCTCGATTCCCGGCGGgggctggccagggctgggcGCAGAGCTGCGCTCCCAGGTGGCACAGGGCCAaaggcagtgccaggagctgcaggacaaGCTTGCTGCCTCCGAGGCCACAGTGCGGGCACAAGCTGAGCAGCTGGAGAAATACCACGTCCTGCTCC GTGAACCTCAGACACAGCAGCTCAGCAAGCAAGTGCAGGTGGACTTCCAGGACCTGGGCTATGAGACCTGTGGGCGCAGTGAGACCGAGGCTGACCGTGACGAGACCACCAGCCCTG AGTGCGAGGAGCCAGATGTGTTCAGTGAGACCAGCCTGGGTGAGGAgctggggtccctgtgccagccaggGATGTCCAGAGTGGGCAAAACTGCCCGGAAACCCGTGGCCCTGGAAGATGTGGAGGCCCTGCACCAGCATATCCAGGACCTCAAGGCCCAGCTGCTCAATGCCAACAAGGTGATCCAGAGCCTGCAGCGCCGTGCCCGCTCCATCTCTGTCACCAGTGGCTACACCTCGGGTGCTGAGCGGCCCCTGCCGGCTCCCAAGGTCCTCGCGTCCCCAGCCCACAGCCTGACGGACGAGGACGAGGGCTGGCAGTCGGATGGGCACGGCACGCTGTGCCCACCCGCCCTGCGGGCACACCGCGACCTGCAGAGCCTGGTGCACCGCGTCGCCCTGCTGGAGGCACAGCTGCCCCTGGCCAAGCATGGAGCCACCTTGCCCAAGGAGCTGCACTCTGCCACTTGGCCAGG GAAATACAACTCTTTGATCCAGGCACAGGCTCGGGAGCTCTCCCACTTGCGGCAGATGCTGCGGGAGGGCCGTGGGGTGAGCCGCAGCCTGGCCCACCACCTGCGGGACGCCCTGCGCTCCTTCGAGGACCTCCTTCGGGGCACTGACATCGACTACTACCTGGGCCAGGGCTTTcgggagcagctggcccagggcAGGAACCTGGCTGAGAGGCTCAGCGACAAGCTGGGCATCA GAGATCAACAAGACAGGGAGGATAAAACCAGTCACGAACTCCTGGCACAGAG GCTCAGCAGGAAGCtccaggagaaggagaaggtgaTTGAGAGCCTGGAGGTGAAGCTGCAGGAGCGCTCTGAGTCCCCAGGTAGCAGCTGCCCGCCCTCGGAGTCATCCcactctgccagcagctcatCCTTCACCTccgaggggctggagccctgctCCGATGGGGATGCGGCCAGCGAGTACAGCCAGTGCCAGGAGGAGCCCGCCCAACATGCAG GTGTGACACTGCCCATGGCACCAGCAAAGCCCACAGTCCCGCTGGGCCCCTTTGGAGAGGGCAGCAAAGCCCCAGCATCGTTCTGCCAACACGGAGCCCTGCAGGGCCCGGCCGAGCTCCCCGGAGCCGCCGACACCCGCACCCTCTGGGACATGCCCCTTCCCCCCCAGCCGCTCTGCGGGGCCCTGCCAGCAGGGCACCTCTCTGGCCAGAAGCTGACAG GGGCAGACCTGCTGGAGGAACACCTGCTGGAGATCCGCAGCCTGCGCCAGCGCCTGGAGGAGTCCATCTGCACCAACGACCGGCTCCGGGAGCAGCTGGAGCGCCGCCTGGCCTCCACGGGCAAGGCCAGCG GACTGCCCAGTGATGTCTATGGCCAGCCAccggagctggggctgcagctgagcagggagaaCCAGGCTCTGCATGAGGAAAACCAGACCCTGCGGCTCCAACGTGACCACCTCTCCCAAG agctggcacGGGTGCAGGAGGCACTCATGGCTGCCTGCTCCCGGGCACGGGAGGCtgaagcagagctgggccagAGGCGCGGGAAGCAGCGGAAGCTGACGGAGGAGCTCTCCGAGTGCCAAGAGAGTGTCCGGCAGCTCCGGGACGAGCGGCGCTCTCTGCAGGAGGACAACAACAG gctgcagcacTCAGTGacactcctgcagcagcagagtgagGAGCAGCGTCTGCTCCTGCAGACCCTACGTGCGGAGCTGCACGTCTACGAGAGCCTCCCTGGCCCCTCTGCTGAGACACGAGCAG GCTGCTTCCCATCTCCTCCAGTGCGCGATGTGGGCACTAACGCAGCAGCTCCCCTTCTCTCCACGCTGCCCTCCGGCATGTCGGTGCTCCGACGGATGGACG AGCCTCGTGGGGCAGACGCGCTGCTGAGGAAGAGCGAGGGGCTGACGGGGGCTCACGTTGTTGGCCGTCTGGACACGTACCgagccctggagcagcacatCGTGGAGGGAAAGGCCTTGGCCCGGGAGCTGATGTGTCTCACACGCCCAGCACTCGGGCTGCCCAAGTGCCCGCTCCCGGGAAAGGAGGTAAAGCGTGGGCAGGACGGGGGGCCAGACCCTCAGCGCACCGTGCATTACGGGGCTCCCGAGCCCAGAACCGGCCCCgagggctgcaggggcagctggaggcagggaGCCTCCAGCCCAGAGCACGGCCACTCCCCGGGTGCAGCGGGATGGgggtgccccagcagcacccgCTCCCGCACCCTTCTCCCACAGGCCCTGGGACGCACAGGCACGGGGCAGGGGCATCTGTGGGGCAGCGCCAGCACCCTGCACAGCATCCTGCAGGAGTGCGTGTCTCTCCTCACTGCCTTCTGGAGCACTGTGCTGCCCgtgagccctgcccagcagcagggcaag GAGCGGGTGCTCCAGGGCGAGATCACGGCGCTGCGGGCCCGGCTCTCCGAGAGGGAGGACGCTCTGCAGAGCACGGCCAGGCggctgcacagcacagcccagctcaaGGACAGCATGGAGCAGTTCATTGTCAGCCAGT TGACCAGGACCCACAGTGTTCTGCGCAAGGCCAGGACAAACCTGGAG GTGAAGGCCCAGCAGGCCCTGCCTGTTGCGTGA